One Arcobacter sp. FWKO B genomic window, TAGCAATAGTACTTACAATAGACAGTTGGTACCACGATTACTACCTACCCTATAAAAAAAGCAAAGAACAACAACCAACCCCAAAAGAATCACAAGAAGAAACCGTACCACCAAACAAAGAAGAAACCATTTCTTCTACTATAGAGCCAACCAAAGATGAAGAAAAAGCATTAACTTATTGGGAAAAAGTAGTAAGCCCATGTAAAAACATAATGACTATAGTAATAGTACTGATGTTTATCAGATTTACTATTCCACAGGAGAGTTGGTTTTTAAATATTGTGTTTTTAGGATTTTTGGGATATATGATATGGTGTATGAATAAGGCAAATAAGAAACCTTGATATCATGTGTAGCTCGTGCACTTATATCAGTTTAATTTAAGTTTGATTTCAATTTACTCCTTTTGTAACTCTTGCATATATTTTATATTTTTTTAAGGATAATAGGTGAAACAACTCTCTATTGACATTTTGCGTATCATGGCTTCAAATAATGATTACTACTTATCTAGTCGTGAAATAGAAAACAAACTAGAGCGTGTTTCAAAAAGAGCAATTTTGAATGAATTGAAGTTGTTGCAAACTTTAAAAAGAATAAAAATTCTTGGAAAAAGTTCTTCAACAGTTTATAAAATCTCAAATAACTATTTTGATATATATGAAGAACTGCGTTATATATATCAATAAAATATCAAAACTTGACAATACAGATTTTTTTATAAAAGAAAAAGCTAATGCAGAAAATAAAAAAATAAAAATTAAAGTAAAAACAACTTTAGATCAAATAATGATGGAACATTATGACAAAAGATGTGAAACTTTGGAAAAAAATGGTTGCTTTGATAAACTAGATATATAATTAATCTTATCTCATATAAACTATAAACTTATTTTAATTATTAATAAGTTATAATATTACCGATACTTTATATTGTTATATTTTTATTATATAGCCATGCATTTTAATGAGAATATAAATAATTAAATATACTATTATATTAGTTTAAAAAAGGATCTCAAGCTTATGCTAAACCCAATATCAGAAGAAAACATTTGTGGTGTTGATATGAAGTATGATGATTTATATTTAGCTATTGAACAAGAAATATCAAATGAAAATAGCCTAACAAATACAAACAAAATCAATTGGGAATTTGTTGGTATAAATTCTCAAATATTACTTACTAAACAAACAAAAGATATAAAGTTGTTTTGCTGGTGGGCAATAGCTTCAATCAAGCATGATTTAAATACCACTTTTTCTATCTTAGAATTAATGAATCAATTTATAACTATGTTCCATAATAAACTATTCCCGACAACAATAAAAGCAAGGATTTCAATATTTAATTGGTTTGATAGTAATTTAGAAAAAACTATTATACTAGATAACAAACTAGCATTTACTACCGATGATTTAACTAACCTACAAGAAATATTAAATTCAATACAAAACTCTATTAATGACTTAACTAATACACAATATACATACTTTAAAAACTTGTTAACAATACTAACAAATATGCAAAAACAACAATCCAATTTAGTACAAATTACTCAAATCACAACCCCCAATACACAACAAACAAAACCAATAAATACACAAAATATAGATTATATCAACAATGATTATGATTTCAAAAAATCATTAAATGTATTTAAAAAATTATCTAATGAGATAATTCAATATCTACATAATACCGATAGTTACAGTTTAATGGCTATTAAGCTTACAAGAATGCTTTGTTGGTTAGAGATAGATGAAACTCCAAAATCAGTCAACAACAAAACACTCATAAAAGCCCCTAGTCAAACTAGATTGGATGAAATAGATGAATTGCTAAATAATTCAAACTTAGAAGAAGCATTTTTATTAATAGAAACAACCTTAAGTAGGGCTCCATTTTGGTTGGATGGACACAAAAAATCTTATGATATTTTAAAACAAGAAAATAAACTCCAATCTACAAAAGAGATAAAAAACCATATACTATCTTTTGTTAACACATATGATAATATATTGGATTTAACATTTGATGACAACACCCCTTTTGCATCTCATGAAACAATAAAGTGGCTAAATATTTCATTACAACCTGTAAAAAATGAAACTACAAATTCTAAAGATATAGAAATTGTTGATGATTTAAAAAACTTTAAAAACAAGTGCTATGCATATATAAAACAAAAAAACCCTAAACAAGCTTTTTTAGAAATAGAAACTAAAATAAAAACTGCTGATAATTATGAAGATAAATTTTTATTAAAGATTTTACATATTGAAGTTGCCATTGAAGCATCTTTACCACATCTTGCATTGGCAATAATCGAGGAGCTTTATCATGATATTGAATATTTTAAACTAGAAAAATGGAAACCAGAGTTGGCATCAAAAGTATATCTTATACTATTGAAGTCTTTTAATAGAACACAAATATCAAAAGAACGGTTTGATGATGCTTATTATAAGTTATCAAAAATCAATTCTACTATGATTTTGGATATCAAATTTTAAAGGAGTAAATTATGGACAAACAGTCACAATCACCAAAAGAAAGAATTAATGTCACCTATAAACCAGCAACAGGAGATAATTCTGAAGAGATAGAAATACCATTTAAACTAACAGTTTTGGGTGAATTTAATCCAAATGAAGAGAAAAAACCAGTTGAACAAAAAAAAGTTGTTAAAATAAACAAACAAAACTTTAATGATGTTTTAAAAACTCAAAACTTATCACTTGATTTTATGGTACCAAATAAGCTTGATTCTAATAATGATGATTTAAGAGTTAATCTTAAAATAGAATCAATAAAAGACTTTTCACCAGAAAATATAGTTGAGAATGTTGACGAGATGAAACAATTAATGCAACTAAGACAATCACTTATTGCACTAAAAGGACCTCTTGGCAATATTCCAGCTTTTAGAAAAGCAATACAAAGTGCAATATCAGATCCAGTTGAGAGAGAAAAACTTTTACAACAACTAACAACACAAGAATAAAGGAATAAACATGTCAAATATAATACAAAAAAATTCTTTACAAAATACATTTGATAATAATTTTTTAGAAAGCATTGTTGAACAAACAAAACTCTCTAAAGATGATGACACTTACGATGTTGTAAAATATGGAGTAGAAGCACTTATTAAAGAACTCCTAAGTTCAGGTAATAGTGAAGAAAAAGTCAATAAAGCTGTAATAGACAGGATGATAGCTGAAATAGATTTAAAAATAAGTGAACAAATGGATGAGATACTACATCATAAAAACTTTCAAGCACTAGAATCAAGATGGCGTGGACTTTATATGTTGGTTGAAAGAACTGATTTTAGAGAAAATATCCTAATGGAGTTTATAAATGTATCAAAAAATGAACTTTTAGAAGACTTTGAAGAGTGTTTGGATATTACACAAAGTGGCTTATACAAGCATCTATATAG contains:
- the tssB gene encoding type VI secretion system contractile sheath small subunit, which gives rise to MDKQSQSPKERINVTYKPATGDNSEEIEIPFKLTVLGEFNPNEEKKPVEQKKVVKINKQNFNDVLKTQNLSLDFMVPNKLDSNNDDLRVNLKIESIKDFSPENIVENVDEMKQLMQLRQSLIALKGPLGNIPAFRKAIQSAISDPVEREKLLQQLTTQE
- the tssA gene encoding type VI secretion system protein TssA — encoded protein: MLNPISEENICGVDMKYDDLYLAIEQEISNENSLTNTNKINWEFVGINSQILLTKQTKDIKLFCWWAIASIKHDLNTTFSILELMNQFITMFHNKLFPTTIKARISIFNWFDSNLEKTIILDNKLAFTTDDLTNLQEILNSIQNSINDLTNTQYTYFKNLLTILTNMQKQQSNLVQITQITTPNTQQTKPINTQNIDYINNDYDFKKSLNVFKKLSNEIIQYLHNTDSYSLMAIKLTRMLCWLEIDETPKSVNNKTLIKAPSQTRLDEIDELLNNSNLEEAFLLIETTLSRAPFWLDGHKKSYDILKQENKLQSTKEIKNHILSFVNTYDNILDLTFDDNTPFASHETIKWLNISLQPVKNETTNSKDIEIVDDLKNFKNKCYAYIKQKNPKQAFLEIETKIKTADNYEDKFLLKILHIEVAIEASLPHLALAIIEELYHDIEYFKLEKWKPELASKVYLILLKSFNRTQISKERFDDAYYKLSKINSTMILDIKF